The genome window AACATTCAGACGGACAGCAAGCTCACCGCTGATGAGGCGCGTCGGATTCTTTCTCAAGCCCGCGGTGTGACTGTGATCGATGCCCCGAAAAGTCGGGATTATCCGCTGGCTATCAACGCTGCAGGACAAGATGATGTATACGTCGGACGTATCCGTGAGGACGACTCGATCGAAAATGGGTTGAACCTGTGGGTCGTCGCAGACAACCTCCGCAAAGGTGCCGCATTAAACGCTATTCAGATTGCGGAGATCCTGGATCAGATTAATGTGTGATCACTACACACCTACCCCAATCCTAATGTAACGTGATGCGTAAAACGTGATGGACAAATGGTTATGGGTTCATTGGTTCACTAATCCTCTAGGAGCCACACCGAACAGATGCCCTCCACACTTGAGAACGAATTGGGTGAAATCTATGAGCGGGAAGTCGAAAAACTAATCGAATCTGAGAGCAAATATCGCTCAGTCCTCGGAACAACCGAAGTTTCGGCTGTTGTCCAAGCATTTCGCTTTGCGATTGAGCATGGTGTCGATAACGTGACCGTTCAGATGCTTTACGATATGATCGATGACAGTTCGGGAGATTAACGTATGCGACTTGAACGTATCATCCTCAAATCTTTCGGCTGTTTTGACCGGAGGGATTTCGATCTGAGCGATGGGGTAAATCTCATCTTCGGTCCCAATTTCAGTGGCAAGAGCACGCTTGTTAATGCCATTTTTTTCGCGCTGACAGGCAAGCCGATTGTGCCTAAGATCGGTTTGCCTGCAATGGCGCAATCAGGCGCATCCAGCGGCACCGCCGGACTCAATTTCCGCAATGGAGAGCAGAGTTATCAACTGTTCCGATCGACGCAGGGGGAAGTCCAACTCCGCCAGAAAGAGGAAAATGATGAGAAATGGCGTATCCTGTTCACAGGCAAACGTTCAGCGGACGAAGATCTGAGAAAGCAATTCCATTTCAGCTATCATCACCTTGCGGCGGCGACATTCCTACGAGAAGGCGAAATTTTTGAGTTCCTTGCCCGGCAGCCTGCAGATCGGCGCGATGTGCTGAACGCACTGCTCGGGATAGATCGGCTGATGGAGGTGCGCCAACGTTTCATTGAAGGTCGGCGGGTTGCCAAGCGAGAGGAGAAGCGGATACAAGATCATCAGCGCAGTATGCGGGTGACGACGGTCAAGAACCATCGTGAGGAAATTGAGCGGGTTGAAGCAGAGTTAAAGAACTTGGAAGGTGAATATGAGTTGCTGGTAGGGAAAGCGAGTGAAGGTAGCGATACAGTCCTTGTCGCCGAATTGACGCAAGCGCACGAACGATTCCAAAAGGAGATTGACGGGCTAATCCAAGAACGGGCATCGGTGCTCAGCGGCTTCACCGACCTTGATCACCTGCGAACCTCTATTAAGGAAATTGAGGTTGCGACCGCTAGCGCGGGTGGGCTAGAAAAACAGCGAGATGAGCTTATTCGAGGCGTTGGCAGCCTGAACAGCCAGATCCAAACGCTTACGGCAGAATGCGAGACCTTGTGCCAGTTAATTGACAGCGATCACGGACACTGTCCGACCTGCCATCAACCGGTACAACAAAAAATCATTGCGGGGATTCTTGAAGAGAAAGAATCGGCGAGAGCTGCCAGCCAAAAGGAACTTGAAGCACAGCAGAAAACTCTCGACGAACATACCGCGAACATCAATGCCCTTCGCGGATTGAGGCAGCGGCATCAACTGATGCAAGGCAAGGTCGAACAGCTTGGGCGGATCGAAAAACAACTTGCGAATCTTCAGCGCGAATTCCGACAACACCTCGGCAAATGAGTGCCTTATCCGAAGACGCTGCCGATCCCGCACAGCTCGCTGAGCAACAACGCCAGCTCAAATACCGCATTGACAGCTTGCGCCGACGACTTGTCGGACTCAATAAGGAAGAAGCGATTATCGCCCATAAACTTGAAGAGCTGCAGCGTACCCAACACCAAGCGAATCAGATTCTACGCACGCGCCTGAGCTTTGAACTCGCCTGCGATGGCGTTGAAAAAACAATTGCCTCTCTCCAACGAACAATCCTCCAACCCGCGGAAAAGGAAATTCAACGTTGGCTAGAACGGATGGACCTAACTCGGTTCTCCCGGATTGATCTCAAAAGCCAGCACCTACTCCCCTCCCTCAATGTCGAAGGCGTTGAGCGCAACCTGCTGCTCCTCAGCGGCAGCGAGAAGATGATGCTCTACCTCTGCTTCAAAGCTGCGCTATCGGAAGCGCTGGGCGCACTCGGTTTCTTTGTCTTCGATGACCCGACCCTCCATCTCGATCCAGATCGACGGAGCGCGATGATTGACTTCATTCAGCGTCTTGCCGAAGAACATCAAGTCATCGTGACGAGCAATGACCCGGAGGTTCGAGCAGGCTTGCCGGATGCGCATCTGATTGAGACGGTGGCGCGGGATAATAGTTTGTAG of Candidatus Poribacteria bacterium contains these proteins:
- a CDS encoding AAA family ATPase — protein: MSALSEDAADPAQLAEQQRQLKYRIDSLRRRLVGLNKEEAIIAHKLEELQRTQHQANQILRTRLSFELACDGVEKTIASLQRTILQPAEKEIQRWLERMDLTRFSRIDLKSQHLLPSLNVEGVERNLLLLSGSEKMMLYLCFKAALSEALGALGFFVFDDPTLHLDPDRRSAMIDFIQRLAEEHQVIVTSNDPEVRAGLPDAHLIETVARDNSL
- a CDS encoding SMC family ATPase, which translates into the protein MRLERIILKSFGCFDRRDFDLSDGVNLIFGPNFSGKSTLVNAIFFALTGKPIVPKIGLPAMAQSGASSGTAGLNFRNGEQSYQLFRSTQGEVQLRQKEENDEKWRILFTGKRSADEDLRKQFHFSYHHLAAATFLREGEIFEFLARQPADRRDVLNALLGIDRLMEVRQRFIEGRRVAKREEKRIQDHQRSMRVTTVKNHREEIERVEAELKNLEGEYELLVGKASEGSDTVLVAELTQAHERFQKEIDGLIQERASVLSGFTDLDHLRTSIKEIEVATASAGGLEKQRDELIRGVGSLNSQIQTLTAECETLCQLIDSDHGHCPTCHQPVQQKIIAGILEEKESARAASQKELEAQQKTLDEHTANINALRGLRQRHQLMQGKVEQLGRIEKQLANLQREFRQHLGK